Part of the Flavobacterium sp. MDT1-60 genome, GTCGGGTTTATTGTATATTGCTCCATCGGAGCAAAATGTTTATAGCAATTAATATAATCGTGTAAAAGAAGCTCCAGCGGAGCGATATATTGATGGTCTACATTTAATATTTCACCCCGCTGGGGTTTCTGATGTTTGTGTTTGTTAATTTCTACAAACATTTTACCCCTGACGGGGTTTTTGGACATTTAACACATTTCAAGCCCGACAGTTTTCTAAAACCTGTCGGATTTATTATTGATTAAGCTAGCTCCAGCGGAGCAACATATTTATAGCAATTAGGATAATATGGTAAAAAAGCTCTAGCGGAGCGATATATTGATGGTCTACATTTAATATTTCACCCCGCTGGGGTTTCTGATGTTTGTGTTTGTTAATTTCTACAAACATTTTACCCCTGACGGGGTTTTTGGACATTTAACACATTTCAAGCCCGACAGGTTTCTAAAACCTGTCGGATTTATTATTGATTAAGCTAGCTCCAGTGGAGCAAAATATTTATAGAAATCAGAATAAATATGTAAAGAAAGCTCCAGCGGAGCGATATGTACATGGTCTATATTAATATTTCACCCCGCTGGTGTTTCTTTGCATGGGTTCATAAATTTCTATAAACACTTTTACCCCTGACGGGGTTTTTGGGAATAGAGAGCAAAACATCTCATTTACATTACAATAAGATTGTACGGATTTTGTTTCAAATATATTTTAAGTAACTTTGGTAAAATAATAATTTAAGATTATGACTTATAATCCAACAACAGTCGCTAATTATTTTATCGATAAGTATTCCAAAACTGGAAATCTTACTCCAATGAAGATAATCAAACTGACTTACATTGCGTATGGTTGGTATTTGGCCTTGACAGATAAGAAAGAAAGATTACTGGATGAGAACCCTATTGCATGGGATTTTGGGCCTGTTTTCCCGTCTTTGTATTATAGTATAAAGCAGTATAAAAAAGAAAAGATAACAGAGAAGATTCCGAATGCTGTAAAAGATGAAAAAATAACCAGCGAAGACGAAAAGTTTTTAGACAAAATTTGGGAAGTTTACGGAAGGTTTGATGGTATTTATTTAAGTGCTTTAACACACAATGACGGTACTCCCTGGAATAAAGTATATCGAAAAGATTCTAATGCCGTTATTTCTGATGATGACATTTTTGAACATTATAAAACGAAGTTAAAACCAATTTAAACTTGATATGGCGTCCCTAAATCTAAATCAAATTTCAATTGCAAACAGTTCTTCCTTAACTCCTGAAGACCTTAGCAACGCACGTTTACAAAATCAAATCCTGGAAGACAGATTAGGAAGTGCCAAAGTAGGAAGGTTTTTAGAAGATACCCGATTAAGAAGGCATTTAACCTATATTTTTGCTTTTATTATCTTTCTTTGGCTAGCTGCTGTAGTGTCTATTTTGTATTTCAATTTTAATTTCCTGAATCTGAATCTTTCAGAAAATGTGCTAATTACATTATTGACAACTTCGTCAGTAAATGTGATTGGAATGATGTTGATTATTCTGAAAAATTTATTTCCGAAACCTCTTAATGAGGAGGAATAGGACCTATTCTTTTTCAGTTTCAGAAGTTTCTTCTGGTTTTTCAGTATGATTTTCTTTAAAAGATTCGTACCATTTCTCAATTGACGGATAAACAAAAGCAGCAACTTTTTTCACCGGATTGTAAAAAATAGATTTATCTAAAGTTTCTTTTTTAGCAAAT contains:
- a CDS encoding Panacea domain-containing protein, which translates into the protein MTYNPTTVANYFIDKYSKTGNLTPMKIIKLTYIAYGWYLALTDKKERLLDENPIAWDFGPVFPSLYYSIKQYKKEKITEKIPNAVKDEKITSEDEKFLDKIWEVYGRFDGIYLSALTHNDGTPWNKVYRKDSNAVISDDDIFEHYKTKLKPI